Below is a genomic region from Ailuropoda melanoleuca isolate Jingjing chromosome 8, ASM200744v2, whole genome shotgun sequence.
AGTCTCAGCATGCATCCAGTGTGAGCCATGGCACCCAAAAATGCCTTCAAGTATGAACCAAGCATAAGGCTGGAACACACTTCGGGGGACATGACAACATTATACAAAAGTgggttacagatggccacatagcaaTCATAGGCCATAGATGTCAGCACATAAGCTTcagaaatagcaaaaaaacagaaaaagtaaagctGGGTCATGCATCCCCTGTAGGAGataatattcttctttgatgTGAAGTTAATAAGCATTTTGGatgtaaacacagaaaaataacagaggTCTATGAAGGacaaattgaagaggaaaaagtacataGGGGTGTGGAGGTGTGAGTTTAGCCTGATCAGAGTTATGAAGCACAAATTTCCCAACACGGTGACCATATACATGAATAGAAACAGGCAGAACAAGGGAAGCTGGAGTTCTGGTAGGTCTGTGAGCCCCGCCAGAATTAATTCAGTCA
It encodes:
- the LOC100467622 gene encoding olfactory receptor 145, which codes for MASENASSVTELILAGLTDLPELQLPLFCLFLFMYMVTVLGNLCFITLIRLNSHLHTPMYFFLFNLSFIDLCYFSVFTSKMLINFTSKKNIISYRGCMTQLYFFCFFAISEAYVLTSMAYDCYVAICNPLLYNVVMSPEVCSSLMLGSYLKAFLGAMAHTGCMLRLTFCDVNTISHYLCDIFPLLQLSCTSTHVNELVVFIVGGINVIVPSVTIFISYGFIVSSILRISSTEGRSKSFSTCSSHIVAVSLFFGSGAFMYLQPSSVGSMDEGKFSSVFYTNIVPMMNPFIYSLRNRDIKLAVGRTLSR